DNA from Ovis aries strain OAR_USU_Benz2616 breed Rambouillet chromosome 15, ARS-UI_Ramb_v3.0, whole genome shotgun sequence:
acagaatattgaaaatatatgtgtttaaggttgaaatttaataaaatcattACTTTTGATGGCTTTTGTCAAGGCATCCTGAAGTAAAACTGCCCATCCCCCAACTGCATGTGTGGCAGCAAAGAATACAGTGACTAGTAGTGTAATTTGATGCCGCTTACGTCATTTGTATATGGTGCCAATGTTTGTATCCACTGTAATTTTCATACTAGTAAGTGCAAAGTAAGTGTCTGCACAGTTGTTCTAAGATAAACCATGAGATTCAAAACAGTTATATTCATCTTGGATTATGTCAGCATCACTTGTGTTTGTTACTAAGAATTCATACACGACATCGCTGTCAGTGATTAACTGGTGCCAGTGTTAGTTGAATATAAACAAAATGGCAGGTCTCATCTTGTCTATGGATTCATCTGTTTGTAAAGTAAAATTCTAGTTCTGCAGATAAGATAGTAATCAAGTCTTTAGATTTGCAGCAGAATCTTTAATTTGGTGAATTGAAAGTATATCATTAAAAGAGGGGCACTGCCATGATTTATTTTACTGACTTCATTCAGAAGGCATGTAGCAATGTCAGCTGTACCAAGTTGTGCTTCTCCAGTTAAGGAAGTTCAGTCACTTACCCTAAGATATTTCAATGgctttttcatttctagattGAAAGGTGTTAACAATCTTTAAGAATTGTAAAGATTCATCACAtctgcatttaaaatattcaactaCTTTAAATTCTGAATGATTGATCTCAAAATGTCACTGTAACTTAACTGGCATAATGTAATTAGAAAATGTTCTGTTGCTTAAGATACAGTTAGCTAAATTATTAACATCTATAaagtcaagagaaagaaaaatggctcGTATCATACTGTGGTTTCTTATATATAATTTTGCCCAGTTTTTTTTGGAGTAGATTCTTCCTTTCCATGAGTCAGAGACTCTAGGCCAGTTACATCTATTTTAGCACTCTTTAAATGTATGTATTGCAGCTGTGGGTTGAGAAAGTAAGTTTTCTAATCTCCCTGTTTTGagtccatgattttttttttttctttttaaattttttggctgtacgaggcagcttgcagaatcttagttccccaatcagggattgaagctATGTCCTCAGCAGTCAAAGTGCAGAGTTCTaatcactggattgccagggaattccagagtcaatgattcttaaaaataaatgaaaaattacaaataaattttcttttattttaggaaaaataaattctaaaataatacacattaggtataatttaaaaatttctgccacccttatgacagaagagctttcctgacagctcagtcactaaagaatccgcctgcaatgcaggagaccctggttcaatttctgggtcaagatatttgctggagaagggataggctacccactccagaattcttgggcttcccttgtggttcagctggtaaagaatgcacctgcaatgtgggagacctaggttcgatcccttggttgggaagatcccctggaaaaggtaaaggccacccactctagtattctggcctggagaattccatggactatacactccatggagtcggacacgactgagctactttcactcacttatggcagaaagcaaagaggaactaaagagcctcttgatgaaagtgaaagaggagagttaaaaagctggcttaaaactcaacaatcaaaaagctaagatcatggcatccggtcccattgcttcatggtaAATACATAgagaaacgatggaaacagtgacagactttagttttgggggctccaaaattactgcagatggtgactgcagccatgaaattaaaagatgcttgcttcttggaagaaaagctatgacaaacctagacagcggattaaaaagcagagacattactttgccaataaagatccgtatagtcaaagctatggtttttccagtagtcacgtatgaatgtgagagttggaccataaagaaagcagagcaccgaagaattgatgcttttgaactgtggtgttggagaagactcttgagagtcctgtggacttgcaaggagatccaactagtccattctaaaggaaatcagtcctgaatattcattgggaggacggatgctgaagcggaagttccaatactttggccatctgatgcgaagaagtggctcattcgaaaagaccctgatgctgggaaagattgaagggaggaggttaaggggatgacagaggatgagatggttggatggcatcactgactcattggatatgagtttgagcaggctcctggagctggtgatggagagggaagcctggtgtgctgcagtccttggggttgcaaagagttggacacaactgagcaactgaactgaactgaaaaattaagagtttctcccaaatttaaaaagtattattgcAAAGCAAAATAACAAAAAGTACTTGTTTCTATCTGATGTGTGGAGAACTTTGAAATTTTGCAGTAATGATTTATTGGATAATAATGAGATTACAGCAAGTGTAACTGAAGATAATTATAAGAGCCCAAACAGAAGTactaaggaggaaaaaaacttGAATTATATCCTAAGCCTACTACCTTAGAAAATACTAGAAAACATTAGACTACAGAAACGTATACTCCACTAGCCACTAGAGTGATGATATCATTACATGCTGTGTAGCATCAGGAAAACTCCACTGTAGACTCATAAaagaatgagagtgaaaaaagcaaatAGATGTAGTGTTGTCATGAAATTAATTTTGCTTCATAGACCAGGCCCTCAAAGGGTTTTGCGGACGGTGTTTTTCAAACTGCTGTTCCAGGTTAACTCTTCCTTACTTAGGGCTCATACTGCCATCTCTATGCCAGTGACACTCCCATCTGTATCCCAGCCTGGACTACTTATATACTCCTTGGCTACCTGGACTCTTTCCTCAGCTTGGTGCTCTCGTTCTCTttggcctttgcacatgctatttgATCTGTCCAGAATTTCCTGTTCCTTTTGTTCACTTGGATGATTACTGAATTGTGAACTGCTTGAGGGCAGGAACTAGGCATCCGTCTATCCCCAGCTTTTAGCagaaattcatggggtctcagagtcagacataactcacACTTTCTTTTCGCTTTCCTAGTACTTtgtcggagaagacaatggcaccccactctagtactcttgcctggaaaattccatggacggaggagcctggtgggctgcagtccatggggtcgctaagaatcagacatgactgagcgacttcactttcacgcgctggagaaggaaatggcaacccactccagtgttcttgcctggagaatcccaggaatgggggagcctggtgggctgccgtctatggggtcacacagagtcggacacgactgagctatttagcagcagcagcagcagcactttgtAGGCTGCTTAGCAGATACTGAGTTAAATCACGTAAGGATTCAAGTCTCATAAACAAGTTTGCATTACATCTCAGGGTaaagttgttttctgtttttgtctgaTTCATACATTCTGTATTGGTTTGTATTAGTGGATTGGCTGGAAAGTTTGTTTAGGTTTTTCTGTACGATTgtatggaaaaacttgaatgaacttcttggccaactcAACAGCTTCAGTTCAGAGAAAAGGACTTCATAACCTACCTCAAATTCAGGACAACCAAGATAAGGTCTATATTAACCTTATCCACcagtatttgttttgtttccttttgcctTGTTTGGAGTATAATATATTCTGAAAGAGTATTTGGGCTGAGGACTCAAGATCTTAATTTTTAGTTCTGTCTCTATGTTACTTTATAAGACACTTAGCATCTGCTTCTCTCCACTTGTGGTGgaaaatatgtattcatatattttaGTTTCTCTGAAAGAAGATGTTCTAACATCCAAAtgataactaacatttattaagttcttACTATATGTCAGAAACTGTTCtgttttacatgtattaactcatttaatctgcaTAATAGCCCTATGTGGAAGGTAGATGATttcattgtctccattttactCAAGGAAAATAAGACACAGAAAGATTAAGTAGCTTGCCAGAAGTTGAATAGATAGTAATAGGGTCTGGGTTTGAGCTGTGAGCTATGCTCTTAACTGCTATAAGAAACTCCCTCTCAAATCTAAATACATTACTCTTATCATCAACCTATGTTAGTACACATGTACAGATGTTCATTATAATACTTATAattgtgaaattaaaaataacttgagagaatacctaaataaataatgagatatatgtataatggatagttattttaaaatcccatttttgaagaatattttaatgATATGGAAAAATATCTTAGAATGAAAAAGTAACATAAAATcacattttgtttgaaaaaagtATGTAATGGATTTATATGTTACACGTCTATGTATATGAGCTTcgctggtggcttagcagtaaaggatccacctgccggtgcaggagatacGGCTTCTGTCCCTGAatcgggaggatcctctggagaagtagATGGCAACCcgctcaggtattcttgcctgggaaatcccaggggcagaagagtctggcgggctacagtccgtgcggttgcaagagtcaggcatgacttagcaactaaacaacagcaacatgcatatatatatatgcacacaaatatttattttaaaagactggaaaGACGTATAATAGTGATGTTTTGTGAGTAGAGCAGTTGCAGTTGTAGAGCAGTTTGTTGGATGTTTCCCATGTGCCAAGCACCCTGTTAAATTCTTTGTTTCCTCAGTGAACTCTCCCATCAGTCCTATGACGTACATTCtactcatttttcagatgaagaaactgagccttAGAAAGATTAACTTATCAAGGGGCATTCAAGCAGTAAGTAGAAGAGTTGGGACATCTGTATTAgacactctctctttttttttttttaactttttattttgtattaggatatagccaattaacaatgttacgatagtttcaagtgaatagcaaaggggctcagccatacatctacatatatccattcttccccaaactcccctcccatccaggctaccacagaattccctgtgctatacagtgggttcttgttggttatccgttttaaatgtagcagtgtgtacagttcatcccaaactccctaactatcccttccccccagacAACTATAAGCTCGTTCGTGAAGTCTGTgagactctgctttttaattgaagtatagttgatttataatgtgttagtttctggtgtacaggaaagtgattcagttttacatatatatgtatgtatattcttttcagattcttttccattatagatgataagatattgaatacagtgcCCTTTGCTAtataataggaccttgttgtttatctattttgtataaaGTAGTATGTGCTTGTTAATCTTAGGCTCCTAATTTAtcagcccctcccccttcccctttgataaccataagttttctgtctctgtgagtctgtttctgttttgtaaataagttcatttttatcatttttttagattccacatataagtggtatttttctgtctgacttacttcacttagtatgataacctctaggtccatccatgttgctgcaaataacattatttcattctcttttatgactGACTAATATCCTTTGTATATAtaaaccatatcttctttatccatccgtCAGTAGAGGACACTTAGGTTGCAtcaatgtcttggctattgtaaatagtgctgctctgaactttggggtacatgttatctttttgaatcagtaggctctgttttgtattttcttaactttttataaTCTGTGTTATTTATATGaccaaaagcaaaattaaaattataaattatgtaaAATGCAAACATCTTGGGACCTGCAGCAAGTCAGACTTGTATGATCTGGTAGGATTTATTCATTTGAACCATTGATTCCTTAAAATGGCTATGCAAAATAACAGCAGCATGGGACTTGAGAGAAATTAAACCAAGCATTTAAAGAGTTAAGACATACTCATTGGTTTCTGTTCTATCAAGGAATTTTTTGACCATCTATTATggccaactgatttttttttttcctagcatgGGTTGCAGCTAGTACCTCTTAATGAAGTGAAATCAGATACATATCTTACAGGCTAGTGAAGATATGATAAGGCTGACCATTTTTATGACTGTTTAAGAATTCCTTAACCATTTTTGTTGTGGTTGCtaatatttctttttgtcttactGGATCCCAATGAGATAATGTTCCCACATGCCCAGAGGAAAAGATTTGTGCGTGTGAATTTGTGGGATGCCCCCCACTGACATAGTAAGAGACTTTTTCTAATATAAGTGTTACTGTAGTTGACAAATGACTTAGTGAAAGTTAGAGGTATTGGAGGAACACTTATAATCTTTCAGAATAATGTCATTCACAGAAGGCAGCTGACATGTTTTCCTACAAGTATCTCATTGTCAAAGAGTATCTAGTAGGCTAAATGGATCCTTGATTGACCCCATAACATATTCCACATATTGTTATGGTAAGAGGATTCtgacttttcatatattttttcacttGAGGAATATTAGCTATATTAGGAGAATACATTTAACTATAAACCTTTGTCTAACTATTAGACAGTTCTTCCTCTGGCAGGAAGTTTATTTGGGGAGGACAACGCATATAGATTGAGGAAGAATATGCCCTCCTCGTTGCATCTATTACACGAGTTGACTCTATCAGTCTAAGTGTTAACTATAGATAAATACAGAGAATGTTTAAAGTGGTCTGAAATTGTATGAACACCCTGCATTTGAAAGTAGAAATGTTCACATCTCCACTTGTTTCTTATCTTACAGAGAAGTGTGGGAAATGGAACTGGATAGGCTCAAGAATCAAGATGGTGAAATAAATCGGAACATTATGGAAGAGACAGAACGGGCCTGGAAGGCAGAGGTGAGAAGAGCCACTGTGTTGAAGGTCTGGATTTGGGGCTTCTAGGTGGTACATACTTTTAATATGGTGTTATACACCAGGCCATGTAAGTATCCTACCATAGAGCCATTAAACATTGTTTTAACTACCTAGGGGTAGCTTTGTGTGTGTAAAATTAataaagcgtgtgtgtgtgtgtgtgtgtgtgtgtgtgtgtgtgtgatttccttAGATCTTATCATTAGAGAGTCGGAAAGAGTTGCTGGTATTGAAACtagaagaagcagaaaaagagGCAGAGCTACACCTTACTTACCTCAAGTAAGTACCTTCTGTTTCTAGGGTTTTAATGGCCCTGCAGTTTTGTGTTTTGTGGGGAATTTCTTTTTAGGGCTTTGAAACCCTAGGCCAGCTAGTCTGGCATGTATTCTGTCTTCACGGCAAATCATCTTTGTGTGATAGTATTTTGTTCAGTGATTTCTCTTTCCATATTCTAAACTTACACACTCTCtggctcttcactttctacagttttatagttttgtactttttcttgtattattttgAATTGGATAAACAGTATCTCTTACTCTGTCAAGCGTAACAAATGTCTTTGGAGATGTGTTTCTTATACAGTCATTTGTCCTCTTTCTGCCATGAAGTCTGGAGACCCCTGAGGCATTTTCAGCCAGATGAGAGCCCTCTCTCTGTGGTGGGTCCTCTTTCTCCAGTGCTTGGCTTCCATGATGCTGGAGTTAAAGTGAGGCAAACAACTTAGGACCATGGCCTTCTCCTGTATCTGCTCCAACCTCTTCTCTGTAGGCCcttctctttagctcttcttctgCTATCTGAAAGAGTCAGGAATGGGACTCTCTTTAATTCTGTAAATCACTGTTGGTTTCTTGAAAGGTCAACTCCCCCAACACTAGAGACAGTTCGTTCCAAACAGGAGTGGGAGACAAGACTGAATGGAGTTCggataatgaaaaagaatgttcgGGTAAGTGTAGTGATGGGTGATCACTGAGCTGGAGTTCATCTGTGCGTGCACACTCCTGGCCACAGGGCAGGCCCACTTGCATGGCCCTTAGGGCCTGTTCTGCCACTCCTCTTGTCTTCCTGCTACAGGATGCTGGTCTCTGTATAGAGAGCCTCACtctgctcagcagtaaaggataGCGCTCGCTCTTCTCTCTTTCCTAGGACCAGTTTAATAATCACATCCAGCTCGTGAGGAATGGAGCCAAGCTGAGCAGCCTTCCTCAGATCCCTACCCCcaccctgcctccacccccatcAGAGGTAAGCGCGCTGGCTCTGTCGAGTCTACTTTTTCATGTTGGTGGCGGGGCCTAGAATCTTTCCCTTGTTTTTATGAAGGTATTGGATGTCCTTATTTGGTACAGGAAAGAGTTGCTTATTGATGTCAGTTTCCTaaacttctgttttgtttctctccctctcatcTGCCACCTCTTCCGTTCTGCAGACAGACTTCATGCTTCAGGTGTTTCAGCCCAGTCCCTCTCTGGCTCCTCGAATGCCCTTCTCCATTGGGCAGGTCACAATGCCCATGGTTATGCCCAGTGCAGATCCCCGGTCCTTGtctttcccaatcctgaaccctgcCCTTTCCCAGCCCAACCAGccttccccaccccttcctggCTCCCATGGGAGAAATAGCCCCAGCTTGGGTTCCCTTGTCGGCCCCCATGGTCCGCACGTGCCCCCTGCCGCCTCCATCCCGCCTCCTCCAGGCTTGGGTGCTGTTAAGGCTTCTACTGAAACTCCCCGGCCCCAACCAGTAGACAAACTGGAGAAGATTCTGGAGAAGTTGCTGACTCGGTTCCCACAATGCAATAAGTAAGTATCTTTAaggattaatttaaaaagtgttttccaGAGAAATATTTATGGGTTAAAATAGGAGAGGTTTCATAGATATTCCCCATGAGGGTAGCACAAAATTTCTCCCCCTCAACATCTCTCTTTCTTAGGGCCCAGATGACCAACATTCTTCAGCAAATCAAGACAGCACGTACGACCATGGCAGGTCTGACGATGGAGGAGCTGATCCAGCTGGTGGCCGCACGACTGGCAGAGCACGAGCGGGTGGCGGCGAGTACTCAGGTGAGAAAAGCTATCTGGGGGGACCTCAGACctgtgaaggaaatggcagcccactcccgtgttcttgcctggagaaccccagggacgggggagcctggtgggctgccatctgtggggtcgcacagagtcggacacgactgaagcagcttagcagcagcagcagacctgttGAGATGTTGAGGCAAGAGGCAGATTTCAGAAAAATTTGGGGTGAGAAGCAGCATTGCAGCCAGGGGTATCTGGCCTGCTTTCTTCCTTTGCCGGGCTGAGAAGTGAATGATTTCCTTTTGGTAACGCCCTTTTACTCAGATGTTCCTGCCTCACTCTGACAATGTTTCTGCCCACAGCCACTTGGTCGGATCCGGGCCCTGTACCCTGCTCCACTGGCCCAAATCAGTACCCCAATGTTCTTGCCTTCTGCCCAAGTTTCATATCCTGGGAGGTCTTCACATGTAAGActcttttctttgaaaactgGGATGTTGGAGAAGCTGGGGGTGGTGAGGAGGGAGTGGATTTACAGGTGGAGTGCAGGAAGAAACCATTATCTCCTCAGCTGGGTTGTTGGTAGCCCCGGCTGGGAAAATGCAAGTACTCTGTATTTGGACTTTTCTTTCTGTGGTGTAAAATCTTTTTGCTACGTGGAAATTGTAGATGGAATCATGGGCATAAAAGGCAAGGAGACCCAGAGGTTCCTCCCTCTTTTGACGGTCCCTCCTCTGCTGTGCAGGCTCCAGCCACCTGTAAACTGTGTCTAATGTGCCAGAAACTTGTCCAGCCCAGCGAGCTGCATCCGATGGCATGTACCCACGTGCTGCACAAGGAGGTGGGTGTTGCAGCCCTTCC
Protein-coding regions in this window:
- the RNF214 gene encoding RING finger protein 214 isoform X3 — protein: MSPSPSPLRLSATELHVGPVTCGFVDRAPGTPGPGSDGAGRFAPSTMAASEVAGVVATAPNPPESSSSVCASKPDEGPPDGLSPKDPAQKHKNSPLSSTDFKTTDSEVNTDQDIEKNLDKMMTERTLLKERYQEVLDKQRQVENQLQVQLKQLQQRREEEMKNHQEILKAIQDVTIKREETKKKIEKEKKEFLQKEQDLKAEIEKLCEKGRREVWEMELDRLKNQDGEINRNIMEETERAWKAEILSLESRKELLVLKLEEAEKEAELHLTYLKSTPPTLETVRSKQEWETRLNGVRIMKKNVRDQFNNHIQLVRNGAKLSSLPQIPTPTLPPPPSETDFMLQVFQPSPSLAPRMPFSIGQVTMPMVMPSADPRSLSFPILNPALSQPNQPSPPLPGSHGRNSPSLGSLVGPHGPHVPPAASIPPPPGLGAVKASTETPRPQPVDKLEKILEKLLTRFPQCNKAQMTNILQQIKTARTTMAGLTMEELIQLVAARLAEHERVAASTQPLGRIRALYPAPLAQISTPMFLPSAQVSYPGRSSHAPATCKLCLMCQKLVQPSELHPMACTHVLHKECIKFWAQTNTNDTCPFCPTLK
- the RNF214 gene encoding RING finger protein 214 isoform X4 — encoded protein: MAASEVAGVVATAPNPPESSSSVCASKPDEGPPDGLSPKDPAQKHKNSPLSSTDFKTTDSEVNTDQDIEKNLDKMMTERTLLKERYQEVLDKQRQVENQLQVQLKQLQQRREEEMKNHQEILKAIQDVTIKREETKKKIEKEKKEFLQKEQDLKAEIEKLCEKGRREVWEMELDRLKNQDGEINRNIMEETERAWKAEILSLESRKELLVLKLEEAEKEAELHLTYLKSTPPTLETVRSKQEWETRLNGVRIMKKNVRDQFNNHIQLVRNGAKLSSLPQIPTPTLPPPPSETDFMLQVFQPSPSLAPRMPFSIGQVTMPMVMPSADPRSLSFPILNPALSQPNQPSPPLPGSHGRNSPSLGSLVGPHGPHVPPAASIPPPPGLGAVKASTETPRPQPVDKLEKILEKLLTRFPQCNKAQMTNILQQIKTARTTMAGLTMEELIQLVAARLAEHERVAASTQPLGRIRALYPAPLAQISTPMFLPSAQVSYPGRSSHAPATCKLCLMCQKLVQPSELHPMACTHVLHKECIKFWAQTNTNDTCPFCPTLK
- the RNF214 gene encoding RING finger protein 214 isoform X2 yields the protein MAASEVAGVVATAPNPPESSSSVCASKPDEGPPDGLSPKDPAQKHKNSPLSSVSNQTITKENNRNAHLEHPEQNPGSSAGDTSAAHRAVLGENVIATALGLSGGGSQSDLKDVASTAGEEGDTCLQESLHPAARSLKAGCHSKQLASGNCAEEKAPQASILKEGSRDPGLEFPPVVPPANGVEGVRVDQDDDQDSSSLKLSQNIAVQTDFKTTDSEVNTDQDIEKNLDKMMTERTLLKERYQEVLDKQRQVENQLQVQLKQLQQRREEEMKNHQEILKAIQDVTIKREETKKKIEKEKKEFLQKEQDLKAEIEKLCEKGRREVWEMELDRLKNQDGEINRNIMEETERAWKAEILSLESRKELLVLKLEEAEKEAELHLTYLKSTPPTLETVRSKQEWETRLNGVRIMKKNVRDQFNNHIQLVRNGAKLSSLPQIPTPTLPPPPSETDFMLQVFQPSPSLAPRMPFSIGQVTMPMVMPSADPRSLSFPILNPALSQPNQPSPPLPGSHGRNSPSLGSLVGPHGPHVPPAASIPPPPGLGAVKASTETPRPQPVDKLEKILEKLLTRFPQCNKAQMTNILQQIKTARTTMAGLTMEELIQLVAARLAEHERVAASTQPLGRIRALYPAPLAQISTPMFLPSAQVSYPGRSSHAPATCKLCLMCQKLVQPSELHPMACTHVLHKECIKFWAQTNTNDTCPFCPTLK